A region of the Sarcophilus harrisii chromosome 3, mSarHar1.11, whole genome shotgun sequence genome:
GAATTTCCACATGGCTGCAGTTTTTTGCAGTGTTCTTTAGGATCTCAAGTTTAGTAGGTTCAAATTTGAACTGATCATTGTGCTTTCCCCAATCTGTTTATCTCCCATATTTCAGTCATCCAGGAGCAgaacttttaagttttcttttcaacTCTCCTATCTctcactccccacccccacctcatttcaaattacatatttataaagtacttagcatcgTGCCTGACACACTGTAGGGaggtataaaaatgcttattctattGTCTTCCAGAAACTTCATCCTGTCAATCGCTAAATCCTGTTGATTCTGTTTTCACATCTTTCCTCTACTCATTTATTAGGACTACAATCTCCTAGTGTAGGCCCTTATCACCTCAGCCTTCCACTATTGTTTTAGCTGTGGAGACTAAATCaaccccttcctcctccctttcctcctaacaaacaaacaaaagacaacTACTATTGACGCTCCATCCTttttaggatcaaatgtaaacCCTCCTATTGCAGCTCCATGATCCAGCTTCAACCtgttttttcagtctttatttggaattattctttatttttctcagtctGCTTCTATTGGTGCCCCCCTCCCCATCTTATTCGGTCCCCCTTTCCCTCCGCGAATTCCTTGGGCTGCTTCTAATGGCCCGAGGACATCAGCTCCTCACTACCAGGCGCtgacattttttctcttcttttaactcTGACCCAGTTCAGAGGCCATGTTGTCCATGACCGTCTTTTCCGGTCCCCCCTAGAACGTGTCATTTGTCGTTGTCACACTTCACTGATATGGGACGGATCTGTGTGCGCGTCTTGGCTGGTTAACTCGTCCCTTATAGGGACATTGTTAGTACCGATCAATCAATCGaacaaaaaagcatttgttaaactcGGGAAGAGCGTtggggattaaaaagaaaattaaaataaaaaatcccgGACCCCAAGAAATTCGCTTTCTAATGGGAGAGTCAATGACAATTAAATAAATACAGTTTTTATAGAGTAGTCCGTGGATAATCTCAAATCCAGGGTGGGGAGTGGGCGAGCTGCTCTCGGTGAGGAAGGCCCTAgcatggggagggggtggggtccTGTAAAAGGTGGGGGCTGAACTGGCTCGGAGGAAATCAATGACACTAAGAGGCAGACTCCGAGCCTGGGCGACGCGGGACCCAGCCCAGAGCGGAGGCTTCGTGGACGTTCCCCGAAGTGAGTTCCTGGCAGAAGGGAGGGCCGGGCGCGCTCAGGCTCCTCAGGCTGCAGGGACAGCTTTGTGGGCTTGGCCAGACAGCAGCAGAGAGAGTCGGGTTCCCGGCCGCCTCTCCGCCCTCCCAGCCCCAGTTCGGGGAGTTCGCGCCAGGTCGGCAGCGAGCGCCCCTGCAGCCTAGGAAAAGAGGAGAGTGCGTGGGGGCAGGGAGCGGCAGGTGGCGGCCAAAGGCAATTCGGCCTGGACTCGGAGCGGGCTGGGCGGGACCCCGAGGGGGCGGGCCAGGGAGGGGGAAGGACGGATGAGGGCGGAGGGGAACATTGCCTCATCCTGTACATTTTACGGGAAACCTCGTGTGCATCCGGAGGAGGAGCCGCCGGGCCGTCGCCCCGCGCGGCCGCCCAATGGGCAGACTCGTCTGGGCTGGTCCGGCCGCCCCTCGCCCACCTCTCCGGCCCTCCGCCCGCCTATATACCGGGACGTTCTCGGGCGCGCCCAGCCCAGTGACTACCTCCCAGTTCTCTCCCCGGCGCAGCTCGGCGCGCAGCCCCAGCCAGCCAGCGCCCGGCGCAGCCCCAGCAGGCCAGCCAGCGCCCCGCGCCGCTCCAGACCGCGTCTGCAGTCTCACTGGTGCCGGGGGTGTGCGCGGGAAAGTGGCCAGTGGGGGCCCCGCCGGGAGCGACGCGTGGCCTGCCCGCCAGCATGATCGTGGACAAGCTTCAGGAGGACGGCCGCGGCGCGGAGGGCCTGCTGGACGGCGCGGCCGGAGAGGGGGGCCTCATGACCAGTCCCCTCAACCTGGCCTATTTCTACGGAGGTTCGCCGCCGTCCGCCGCCGTGGGGGCGAGCGAGGCCAGCTTCTCGTCGTCCGGCCACTCGACGCCGGGCTCCCCAGGCTCCGACTCCTccgatttttcttcctcttcctcggTGTCCGCGGCCTCCTCCTGCAGCGCCCCGGGAGAGCCTCGGAGCCGAGGGGGCTCCCGCGCGGACCGCGCGCCAGGTAGCCCGCGCCCCGATCCCGTGACCTGGGGACCGCGCCCCCTCCTGGGGGgcgcctgggggagggggagcgtGGCTCCGAGACGCGGGAACGCGGGGATGTGAGGGGGGGGCGCTTGGCGCGAGCTTCATGAATCTTTATCCCCCCCTGACTGGGGGAAACTGAGCCCGGGGTCGCGGAAGTGACTGGCCGGGCTGACGGAGCCCGCCTGGTCGTGTTCTTCAGTGTTTCGGTTGCCCCAAGGAGAGCATAAGGAATTTTACAGGAATGGTTTGTGCCTATGAAAGTCTTGTATTTTTCCGAGTTGTCATAAAAACACATAGGTGCAATGTCTAGGAAACCGTAAAGCACCGAACCACATAGAGCAAGATCATAAAGGAATATACTGCATGTAAATTTGTGATGTGATCACGACAAATTTGGGGCATTATTCTAGCTTGAATTCTGGTGCTGTCAGTTACATTGATATTTAGTTACTCAGTAATAGAGCGACTTAGAATGATTTAACCGGTTCTCCTTATTTTAATTATGAATCGGATCTACAGTGTTTTCCTCCACCTGCCAGTTCCATGATAATAAACCAGTTTAGTTTTCTTAAGGAAACCGGTTTTTGCTGTTTTGAGGAAGGAGGTCGGGAGGTGGTAGTTTTCTAGGAGAAATAAAGATGCAATATCATTCTTATTGTATGTAACTCTGAAAATTGCTGGTTTAAAAGAAACTTCTTTTGGCTGTTTTCCCCCTTTCCTACTGAGTTTATTGAAATTGCtggctttataattttttatgaaatttttcaCTTGGaagtcttgtttttaaaaatcactcagttggcttattttaataaattatggcTATTCATTAAATGTCAACTAATAGGATTGGACGGGTATCGTGGAGATTATctagtcctcattttacagatgaggaaattgaggaccaCTTTGGAATGTGCAAGGGCCAGtgtacaaattaagataactgtgCCTTTCCCCCCTCACCCCAATATCTTCTAATCCAGTTCCATTACTCAAGTAGGCAATACTGATAGGAAGATTATGAACGTTTGGGTTTTGGAATTTGagttttttccttgacttttttcctttttcagttatgttataataataatgttttaaaccaaattttttttcttttccttccactttTGACTACTGCCATGCCTTGGTGTGCCTTAATCCCTAAAACTTTTCATGTCAGATTTTGTATGTAACCTCTTGTGTCGTTTCAAAGCTTAACAAAACAATCTCATGAACTTTATTTACCCACCAtcctctgtttttatctttccttctttcccctcttcaaaTCAAGTGGCTAAAATGTTCCACTTCCTggcttttttgcttatttaatgAACAACAAGTCTAAGAGGTTATGACACAAGTGGTCATAAGTGGAACGCTGAACTCATCTCTGTTTCTAACATTGTCAAGTTTTGGCTCAAGTTCCAAAACAacaacttatttcctttttactaGGAAGACCAACAGATGgttctgaaaatttttttagGAGGGGAAATCCtcgagtgtttttttttttttctttaaatattagtgCACAAATGTAGATTTCTTTGTAAATTGAGATCACTGGAAAAATTCTGTTTTTGTCAACCTTATAGGGGGTTAATGCCCGACATTGATCTCCAGGGGAATATAAAAACCTTTATTTGCCTAGGGGATATCAACTAATAAAATTGCTTTAATCCTTATAGCAGGCTCATGTGATAAGGGGATAacaaattttttcttgttttatagaaGATTAGAATTTGAGAGGCAGACCTGGTTTATATCCTGGTTTAAATAACTTATATCAAGGGTTGCTACCATCTTTTTTGTGAGGGAAGagctatttttaattttctcaaagctttgagattgtgtgtgtgtgttgtatttgATGGTGATAGTAAGGAGTCAGGAGTAACAATAACAGCTAAATTTTATATGAAGCTTTAAGGCTtgcagaatacacacacacacatagatgtgtatatacatgtatgtgagtattatatacatttatgcacactatgtttacatacacatacacaaaatacatATGACACTCATTTGACCTTTATAAAAACACTGTGAGGTAGACaactattatcatctccattttatggatgaggaaactgagacttagaagtTTATTTAGAACagtttatccagggtcacataggtaatagGTATGGGTGATTGTTGAGTATTTAAAGCCAGGGGATATTTACATCAAGGGGCTTAACAGCAATAGCTTCAAGATAAATCAGTTGTCTGGCCCTGAATCAAGGCCAGTGATTTGCTGTAACTGTTGTCAGGCCCTGAATCAAGGCCAGTGGTTTGCTGTAACTGTTGTCAGGCCCTGAATCAAGGCCAATGGTTTGCTGTAACTGTTGGTTTCAAACAGGAGCCCAGAAGAATGTCTCCCCATGGTCTGTTGGCTTTTCTAAATTTGTAGTGGGAATGGCCAATTCAGTTGGAAGAGacaattaccaaaaaaagaaaagggaaaaaaatggtttACCAGTAGGTCTTGATCTATTGGTTGTTTTCCCTTATATGTCATTGCATAATAACTTTAGAggttatttagattttttttttaagttggataaattcaaatatggtttctttttttcccttggataGGTGAGCACCATATGGCTGGTGGAAGACAACAGAGAGGACCCTTTCAAGGTGTTCGTGTGAGAAATTCAGTGAAGGAACTCCTGTtgcatataagaaataataagcagaagTCTGCTGCACCAGCTGTGGAGGATTTCAAGGTGATGCCTAGGTTATTGTTTTTTCACATGGATTCTGTACTTACAGTATGCTTCTAACTGGATTCACTTAATAGGATGTGAGAGGGAATTTTCATGGAAGGAGAGATAATAATGAGGTAGTAGTGAATTAGCAGCacattaaaaattggaaattaagtgattGAACCATATTCATTTAAACATGAATTGAGACTAAGATGAAGATGAGGGATGAAGTTTGTGAGGGGGTAGAaagcaaagatgaatgttaatgAATTGATGGTTGTAAACTCTAGCACTGGATTAATTATTTGTACTGAGAAGTGATTACTTCCgtatctgtataaatatattcTGTATATGTATTATTCTGTATAAATACTGAACGTATTTAAAAGAGCTTTCATCAGATGTCTTTTTGGTTGTGTTGTGGAGATGATCCTTGCTGTGAAGATGCAAGCTCCTATTACCACATTTGAAAAGTAAAGGCTTATGACTTTACTTTCAACAACTGATCTGAACTAAGTACAGAAAGGCTTCTTACCAAGTTGTCCCTAATGTGATGTCTGTTTTGGCCATAGGAAAAAAGACATCATAAAACAAGGCTGTTATTTACATTGGTGGAGGAAAATGTTTAcactaatatttctttaaaacttaaGGCATGGAAaattaaatgtgtttttctttctccttgtagGCACAAAGTGTGACAACAGAGCCATTTACTGGTAAGAGATTTTAGTATTATAGTCTAGAAAGGTcttaagagcaaaaaaaaaactttgctgcCTACATcgaagaaattttaaaacaactgATTCAGAATTCTCTTTTTCAGCAGAGCTAAAGAATATATTGGCACAtagtggaaaaagaaagggggctGATGCTGGTTCTGATGGACCAGCTTGCAAAAGGCCAGCTGTATCTTTGCACACGCAGTTTTTGGTAAGTTATTTCATATCATCACCTGTGAAACAAGTTACCTATTAGCTTTTTACTTTGGACCAGTTTCAGatatgataattttcttttttccagacaCCACCTCAAACTCCAACTCCTGTGGATAGCATGGAAGATGTTCATATTAATGAACCTAAACAGAGCAACAATTCTGATCTGCTTCAGAACattatgaatattaaaaatgaatccaATCCTGTTTCTTTGAATACCGTTCAGTTTAGCTGGATGAGTCCAGTGGTTCTCAATCAGAGCTCCCCTAGAGAGCAGTATCAGGATTTCCATGGAGGGCAGACTCTCACTCCACCACAGAAATACCAATCATTCCAAGTGAGCAGTTCCCCACAAATGATGGATCAGTCTCAGATATATCAGTTTTCTTCACCACAGAGCCAGGATTTGCAACAGCCCTATGGTCACATTTCAGTCCCAGAATGTAGTCCATATGCTGGAAAACCTCCTTCTCCTAACTATGAACCAAATTTATTTGATGGGCAAGAGATGCTATTCTGCTCAAGCCAAAGCTTTGCATCTCTCCTAAATAGTCCTGGGGAACCGGAGAATATTGCTCTTCCCATTCAGACTTCACCCAGTGctcaacagcagcagcaacaacagcagcagcaacaacagcagcagcagcagcatagaCACTCAAATGAGATTAACATCCAGAATTTTAACCTGGGGCCAAGCAATCCCTGTGATGTCCTGAGTGGCCAGGATCTAGGTTTGACACCTTTAAATGTTTCCCTGCCACTCCAGAATGTGACTGGAAATTCAATGAACACTACTCAGTTAGGAAAGTCCTTTTTTCAGTGGCAGGTAGAACAGGAAGAAAACAAACTGGCTAATCTTTCCCAGGACCACTTTCTTTCCAAGGATGCAGATGGAGATACGTGAGTACAGCttcttattttacataattaatttTGGCAATAATGACTAAACATAATAATTTGTTTGGAGTAGGGAGCCCAGAACTCCTTTGAATGTATTTGCTGTAATAAAGATGCGGTTTAAGTGGTttagaggttagtggctataagagagttattaagaatcccctttaaatcggccgcaggttttaggagtgaaagaattcactcattcccgaatattagttgcaaaataaaagtttattgttagatagaaatcagtttacccagagactgacttccatagtggcagatctatggaaaatggagttatACACTGAGAAATGCAGTTTTCAATTCAGAGAAGGTTCTGGCAGTAAAGGGAgctaccaaggtccatctgcaaaagaccttcTAAGATGGAAGCTATTATATTGGGTCTTAGTGGGGTTTGGGACAGCCGGGCAGAgcagaaccagtgggggctggggcagcccaagcaagtcagacctagtggggctgggacagcccaagttggctcagacccagtgggggctgggacagcccagattccctattggaattcaaaactaTGCTTTTTGACCAgcatttgtaattgaatcaaagtcCCTGGCTTCCTGGAAAGATCTTATCTAGGGAGGATATGCCTTCCCCCAGAATCGACTGAGAATCTGAAAGAGATTACATATCAATAGGAAATAACAGTTTCTTAAAGGAACCACAACCAGTTTCATTTAGATCCCAGTGTTCTTAAAGTAAAACTAGTTGCCCTTGAAGATCATATGaccttctttaaaaataattaaaatataagtgTGTTCTGTggattgttatatatttaaaaggctaACACAGAATTTATCTAAAAAACAGATTGTGTGTCCCATGGATTATTTGCTTTAGTCGAGTATTAGTAAAATATCTGAAGGGATCATGCATATATACTGTGCTTTAGATAAGTTGAGTAAGTTTGTCCATTACAAAATAGAGGGGGCAGAAAGATGAGTAGAcctaaaagaaatttattctctctttttttttctctgccttttctcCAGGTTGCTTCACATTGCAGTTGCCCAGGGACGAAGGGCTCTGTCTTATGTTCTTGCAAGGAAGATGAGTGCTCTTCAGATGTTAGATATTAAAGAACACAATGGCCAGGTGAGGTTCTTGCCAGGTGTCTGAAATAGACATTGGGCTCCTGGTGGGAGGGAGATCTTTGGGTTTAAATGCAGAACATGATCTTTGAGCATTTACCTTATATACTCAGGACCCAGCAAGGACATTAGCCTAGGTTTTGAATAATTGCTGAGACTAAAGAGAAGCTGTAGAGCAGTAAAACTAGTACTTCCTTGTCTTTATACACATTGTTTATTAATCAGCAAACACCTGCTAAACACCTACTGTATgtgaaatacaaagacaaaaatgcaatcaTTCCTGCCCCCAGGAGCTTGttagtagagttttttttttggacagatgGGGAGAGGCCTCTTATTTCAAGCCATATTTCCTGTTAAAGTAATTGcatgagaaaaacaaacattgacatttttttcccttctctgaccACAGAGTGCCTTTCAGGTAGCAGTTGCTGCCAATCAGCATCTCATTGTGCAAGATCTTGTGAACTTGGGGGCCCAGGTGAACACTACGGACTGCTGGGGAAGAACACCACTGCACGTCTGTGCTGAAAAGGGCCACTCGCAAGTCCTTCAAGTAAGGAAACTATCTGGACTAGACACTGCTCTGAATGGTAGAAGTGTAAGCACTAGTATTAGTTTCTTCTCTCCCTGGGGAACCTCTTTTAGACTTGACCAGACTCTTTATCATTTGGTTGACCTGGGAAGTTAAGTTGAGTGTTCAGCATGTACataattgtacttt
Encoded here:
- the NFKBIZ gene encoding NF-kappa-B inhibitor zeta isoform X2, translating into MIVDKLQEDGRGAEGLLDGAAGEGGLMTSPLNLAYFYGGSPPSAAVGASEASFSSSGHSTPGSPGSDSSDFSSSSSVSAASSCSAPGEPRSRGGSRADRAPGEHHMAGGRQQRGPFQGVRVRNSVKELLLHIRNNKQKSAAPAVEDFKAQSVTTEPFTELKNILAHSGKRKGADAGSDGPACKRPAVSLHTQFLTPPQTPTPVDSMEDVHINEPKQSNNSDLLQNIMNIKNESNPVSLNTVQFSWMSPVVLNQSSPREQYQDFHGGQTLTPPQKYQSFQVSSSPQMMDQSQIYQFSSPQSQDLQQPYGHISVPECSPYAGKPPSPNYEPNLFDGQEMLFCSSQSFASLLNSPGEPENIALPIQTSPSAQQQQQQQQQQQQQQQQHRHSNEINIQNFNLGPSNPCDVLSGQDLGLTPLNVSLPLQNVTGNSMNTTQLGKSFFQWQVEQEENKLANLSQDHFLSKDADGDTLLHIAVAQGRRALSYVLARKMSALQMLDIKEHNGQSAFQVAVAANQHLIVQDLVNLGAQVNTTDCWGRTPLHVCAEKGHSQVLQAIQKGAICSNQFIDLEATNYDGLTALHCAVVAHNAVVHELQRNQQHHSPEVQELLLKNKSLVDTIKCLIQMGATVEAKDRKSGRTALHLAAEEANLELIRLFLELPSCLSFVNAKAYNGNTALHVAASLQYRVTQLDAVRLLMRKGADPSTRNLENEQPVHLVPDGPVGEQIRRILKGKSVQQRAPPY
- the NFKBIZ gene encoding NF-kappa-B inhibitor zeta isoform X1; translation: MIVDKLQEDGRGAEGLLDGAAGEGGLMTSPLNLAYFYGGSPPSAAVGASEASFSSSGHSTPGSPGSDSSDFSSSSSVSAASSCSAPGEPRSRGGSRADRAPGEHHMAGGRQQRGPFQGVRVRNSVKELLLHIRNNKQKSAAPAVEDFKAQSVTTEPFTAELKNILAHSGKRKGADAGSDGPACKRPAVSLHTQFLTPPQTPTPVDSMEDVHINEPKQSNNSDLLQNIMNIKNESNPVSLNTVQFSWMSPVVLNQSSPREQYQDFHGGQTLTPPQKYQSFQVSSSPQMMDQSQIYQFSSPQSQDLQQPYGHISVPECSPYAGKPPSPNYEPNLFDGQEMLFCSSQSFASLLNSPGEPENIALPIQTSPSAQQQQQQQQQQQQQQQQHRHSNEINIQNFNLGPSNPCDVLSGQDLGLTPLNVSLPLQNVTGNSMNTTQLGKSFFQWQVEQEENKLANLSQDHFLSKDADGDTLLHIAVAQGRRALSYVLARKMSALQMLDIKEHNGQSAFQVAVAANQHLIVQDLVNLGAQVNTTDCWGRTPLHVCAEKGHSQVLQAIQKGAICSNQFIDLEATNYDGLTALHCAVVAHNAVVHELQRNQQHHSPEVQELLLKNKSLVDTIKCLIQMGATVEAKDRKSGRTALHLAAEEANLELIRLFLELPSCLSFVNAKAYNGNTALHVAASLQYRVTQLDAVRLLMRKGADPSTRNLENEQPVHLVPDGPVGEQIRRILKGKSVQQRAPPY